The following are encoded together in the Pectobacterium wasabiae CFBP 3304 genome:
- the asd gene encoding aspartate-semialdehyde dehydrogenase — protein MKNVGFIGWRGMVGSVLMQRMVEERDFDVIHPVFFSTSQHGEPAPALGGHQGVLQDAYSIEALRALDIIITCQGGDYTNEVYPKLRESGWQGYWIDAASSLRMKDDAIIILDPVNHGVIQQGLDKGIKTFAGGNCTVSLMLMSLGGLFANNLVEWVSAATYQAASGGGARHMRELLAQMGALHGEVAKELQDPASAILDIERKVTALTRSGSLPTDNFGVPLAGSLIPWIDKQLDNGQSREEWKGQAETNKILSTSSVIPVDGLCVRVGALRCHSQAFTIKLKKDVALPEIEQLLATHNDWVKVVPNDRDITMRELTPAAVTGTLSTPVGRLRKLNMGPEYLSAFTVGDQLLWGAAEPLRRMLRILL, from the coding sequence ATGAAAAATGTTGGTTTTATTGGCTGGCGCGGTATGGTCGGCTCGGTTCTCATGCAGCGCATGGTGGAAGAACGCGACTTTGATGTGATTCACCCGGTATTCTTTTCAACGTCTCAGCACGGTGAACCCGCACCCGCACTGGGCGGTCATCAAGGCGTGTTGCAGGATGCTTATAGTATCGAAGCATTGCGTGCGCTGGACATCATCATTACCTGTCAGGGCGGCGATTATACCAATGAAGTGTACCCAAAGCTGCGTGAAAGTGGCTGGCAGGGGTATTGGATCGATGCTGCATCTTCACTGCGTATGAAAGATGACGCGATTATTATTCTGGATCCGGTTAACCACGGGGTGATTCAACAGGGTCTGGATAAAGGCATCAAAACCTTTGCTGGCGGTAACTGTACCGTCAGCCTGATGCTGATGTCATTGGGCGGTCTGTTTGCTAACAATCTGGTGGAGTGGGTTTCTGCTGCGACGTATCAGGCAGCCTCTGGCGGCGGTGCGCGTCACATGCGTGAGCTGCTGGCCCAGATGGGTGCGTTGCACGGTGAAGTCGCGAAAGAGTTACAGGATCCGGCTTCTGCGATTCTGGATATCGAACGTAAAGTCACAGCGCTGACCCGTAGCGGCTCGCTGCCGACTGATAACTTCGGTGTGCCGTTGGCAGGCAGCTTGATTCCGTGGATCGACAAACAACTGGATAACGGCCAGAGTCGTGAAGAGTGGAAAGGTCAGGCGGAAACTAACAAGATTCTGAGCACCAGCAGCGTGATTCCAGTTGACGGCCTCTGCGTGCGCGTCGGCGCACTGCGCTGCCACAGCCAGGCGTTCACCATCAAATTGAAGAAAGACGTGGCGCTGCCGGAAATTGAACAACTGCTGGCTACCCATAATGACTGGGTGAAAGTGGTGCCGAACGATCGTGACATCACTATGCGTGAGTTGACCCCTGCTGCGGTAACGGGCACGCTCTCCACGCCAGTGGGTCGTCTGCGTAAGCTGAACATGGGGCCGGAATATCTGTCCGCCTTTACGGTCGGCGATCAGTTGCTGTGGGGAGCCGCTGAACCGCTGCGCCGTATGCTGCGCATCCTGCTGTAA
- a CDS encoding YhgN family NAAT transporter produces the protein MTEMISATVLLLLIMDPLGNLPIFMSVLKHLDPKRRRVVLIREMLIALGLMLIFLFAGEHILAFLNLRTETVSISGGIVLFLIAIRMIFPSQEGNSSGLPAGEEPFLVPMAIPLVAGPSILAALMLLSHQYPDQLPHLTLALFIAWTISFVILLMSDLFLRLLGEKGVSALEKLMGLILVMLSTQMFLDGIRAYMKL, from the coding sequence ATGACAGAAATGATCTCCGCAACGGTGCTGCTGTTGCTCATTATGGACCCACTCGGTAACCTGCCGATTTTCATGTCCGTACTCAAGCATCTCGACCCTAAACGCCGACGTGTGGTGCTGATCCGCGAAATGCTGATTGCACTTGGGCTGATGCTGATTTTCCTGTTCGCCGGTGAACACATTCTGGCGTTCCTGAATCTGCGTACCGAAACGGTATCCATTTCCGGCGGTATCGTGCTGTTCCTTATCGCGATTCGGATGATTTTTCCCTCGCAGGAAGGCAACAGTAGCGGTCTGCCAGCCGGAGAAGAACCGTTTCTGGTGCCGATGGCGATTCCACTGGTCGCAGGGCCGTCGATCCTCGCAGCGCTGATGCTGCTTTCCCACCAGTATCCGGATCAGTTACCCCACCTGACGCTGGCATTGTTTATCGCCTGGACGATCTCCTTCGTCATCCTGCTGATGTCAGATTTGTTCTTGCGTTTGCTGGGTGAGAAAGGCGTGAGTGCGCTGGAGAAATTGATGGGGCTGATCCTAGTCATGCTGTCAACGCAGATGTTCCTCGACGGTATACGTGCTTACATGAAGCTATAA
- a CDS encoding glycoside hydrolase family 3 N-terminal domain-containing protein, which produces MNIKQKINAMTLEEKIGQKLMLDFRYWDPTGKSNQDMTVPDETVGKLITDHHIGGVILFANNLKDKQQIKKLTAWYAAMEVGGGVRLFISTDNEGGNVFRLPRGDYTSFPGNMALSAAIEGGSDIQIASEQGRLMAQDMLVMHINTNFAPVVDVNTNPFNPVINVRAFSDDADTVYRVAEKMTAGMKDQGLITAYKHFPGHGSTSTDSHTGLPRVDRSRKSAFAIDIMPYKRAIDNQTVPDMVMTAHIQYPALDNSQVTTRNGEKITVPATMSHAIQTDILRGELGYAGVTISDALDMGAIADHFSQEEAVRQVFTAGVDIALMPISISSPDQIKRLPDLIQHIVDTVKKGNIRETEIDASVERILTLKARYHLLCEKKQTVADDSSTRGCAVEKHIADRSITVVINQQSLLPLRDKTLRYFILTPWGEQAKGIATVMTQEGYLNVVAAKETELTDAQVRDHISNCDVFLLGTLSTRFTPVEQDGTATAKAEDGVANNPYPNWLRHAADLGKKRIHLSLRAPYDIINYAGDVNAAVATYSYYGYDNGSWRGHSMISLAEVLTGKRAPQGKLPVNIWKNYDVETDTGTVAFSRGFGLSW; this is translated from the coding sequence ATGAATATTAAACAGAAAATAAACGCAATGACGCTGGAAGAGAAAATCGGACAAAAGCTCATGCTGGACTTTCGCTACTGGGATCCAACGGGAAAAAGCAATCAGGACATGACAGTTCCCGATGAAACGGTAGGCAAATTAATCACGGATCACCATATTGGTGGCGTGATCCTGTTTGCCAACAATCTGAAAGATAAGCAGCAAATTAAAAAGCTGACAGCTTGGTATGCCGCGATGGAAGTCGGTGGTGGCGTCCGATTATTCATTAGCACAGATAACGAAGGGGGCAACGTTTTCCGCCTACCGCGCGGCGATTACACATCATTTCCCGGCAACATGGCGTTATCTGCAGCGATTGAAGGGGGTTCCGATATACAGATTGCCAGCGAACAGGGTCGTCTGATGGCACAAGACATGCTTGTTATGCATATCAATACCAACTTTGCACCGGTCGTTGATGTCAACACTAACCCTTTCAACCCAGTCATTAACGTGCGTGCTTTCAGCGACGACGCGGACACCGTTTATCGTGTGGCGGAAAAAATGACGGCAGGCATGAAAGATCAAGGATTGATCACCGCTTACAAGCATTTTCCGGGGCACGGCAGTACCTCCACGGATTCTCATACTGGCCTACCTCGTGTCGACCGCTCACGAAAAAGCGCCTTTGCCATCGATATCATGCCTTATAAGCGGGCTATTGATAACCAGACAGTACCGGATATGGTCATGACGGCCCATATTCAGTATCCGGCACTGGATAACTCTCAGGTCACTACACGTAACGGTGAGAAAATTACGGTGCCTGCGACCATGTCACATGCGATCCAGACTGATATCCTGCGCGGTGAGTTGGGCTATGCTGGAGTGACGATTTCAGATGCACTGGATATGGGCGCGATTGCCGATCATTTCAGTCAGGAAGAAGCCGTCCGACAGGTGTTTACCGCTGGCGTGGATATAGCCCTGATGCCCATCAGCATTTCATCTCCTGATCAGATCAAACGCTTGCCAGACTTGATCCAGCACATTGTGGACACGGTGAAGAAAGGGAACATCAGAGAAACCGAGATTGATGCGTCGGTAGAGCGCATCTTAACCCTCAAAGCACGGTATCACCTTTTATGTGAGAAAAAACAAACTGTCGCTGACGACTCTTCTACACGGGGATGCGCGGTAGAAAAACACATTGCCGATCGTTCCATAACTGTGGTGATCAACCAGCAATCACTGCTGCCATTAAGAGACAAAACTCTGCGCTATTTTATCCTGACCCCTTGGGGAGAGCAGGCCAAAGGCATTGCAACCGTGATGACACAGGAGGGATACCTAAATGTGGTTGCTGCGAAGGAAACGGAACTGACCGATGCCCAAGTCAGAGATCACATTTCCAACTGTGACGTATTTCTTCTCGGGACGCTGTCAACCCGCTTTACGCCAGTTGAGCAGGATGGCACTGCCACCGCAAAAGCAGAAGACGGTGTCGCTAATAACCCATACCCGAACTGGTTACGACATGCTGCCGATCTGGGGAAAAAACGCATTCACCTTTCACTACGTGCACCGTATGACATTATCAACTACGCTGGCGACGTTAACGCTGCTGTGGCGACGTATTCCTATTACGGGTATGACAATGGCAGCTGGCGTGGCCACTCGATGATATCTTTGGCGGAGGTGCTGACAGGTAAGCGCGCGCCACAGGGGAAACTCCCAGTCAATATCTGGAAAAACTACGATGTGGAGACGGATACCGGTACGGTGGCGTTTTCTAGAGGGTTTGGGCTGAGCTGGTAA
- a CDS encoding pirin family protein, which yields MIYLRQAQDRGHANHGWLDSWHTFSFADYYDPDFMGFSALRVINEDFIEGGQGFGTHPHKDMEILTYVLSGAVEHQDSMGNKEQVPAGEFQIMSAGTGIRHSEYNASKDEQLHLYQIWIIPEKTGLTPRYEQKRFDVLQGRQLVLSPDAREGSLKVFQDMTLWRWALKAQEQSVYQIQADRRIWVQVVRGSVEINGQKAETSDAFAVWDEAAISVHASEDSEILLFDLPPV from the coding sequence ATGATCTATTTACGTCAAGCGCAAGATCGCGGACATGCTAATCACGGCTGGCTCGACAGTTGGCACACGTTCTCATTTGCCGATTATTACGATCCTGATTTCATGGGATTCTCAGCACTGCGCGTGATTAACGAAGACTTTATTGAAGGCGGTCAGGGTTTCGGCACGCACCCGCATAAAGATATGGAAATTCTGACCTATGTCTTGTCCGGCGCGGTTGAGCATCAGGACAGCATGGGAAATAAAGAGCAGGTGCCAGCGGGTGAATTCCAGATTATGAGCGCAGGAACGGGCATTCGTCATTCTGAATACAATGCCAGCAAGGACGAACAACTGCATCTGTACCAGATCTGGATTATCCCGGAAAAAACCGGACTGACGCCACGCTACGAGCAGAAGCGCTTTGATGTGCTTCAGGGGCGTCAACTGGTGCTGTCCCCGGATGCGCGTGAAGGCTCGCTGAAAGTCTTTCAGGACATGACGCTGTGGCGCTGGGCGCTGAAAGCGCAGGAACAATCGGTGTATCAGATTCAGGCCGATCGTCGCATTTGGGTTCAAGTGGTGCGCGGCAGTGTAGAGATTAACGGCCAAAAAGCGGAAACCAGCGATGCATTTGCGGTCTGGGACGAAGCGGCTATTTCCGTACACGCCAGCGAAGATAGCGAAATTCTGCTGTTTGATTTGCCGCCAGTATAA
- the glpC gene encoding anaerobic glycerol-3-phosphate dehydrogenase subunit GlpC: MSLLSDNSFEDCIKCTVCTTYCPVSRVNPLYPGPKQAGPDGERLRRKDPALYDDALKYCTNCKRCEVACPSDVKIGDIIQRAKAVHSTHKPTLRDAILSHTDLMGSIATPFAPLVNTATSLKPVRQLLDKALKIDHRRQLPKYSFGTFRRWYRQQAAKQRAYDEQVAYFHGCYVNYNHPQLGKDLVQVFNAMGIGVQLLNKEKCCGVPLIANGFHDKARKQAHANITSLDEAINHKSLPVVATSSSCTFTLRDEYPHLLGVDNGHVRDGIELVTRQLYRLLEEEGRTLPLRKLPLRVAYHTPCHLERMGWTAYTLALLQRIPGLELVMLDSQCCGIAGTYGFKKENYATSQGIGAPLFQQIEESGVDIVVTDCETCKWQIEMSTSKLCEHPITLLARSLAQPE, from the coding sequence ATGAGCCTGCTTAGCGACAACAGTTTTGAAGATTGCATCAAGTGTACGGTCTGTACCACGTACTGTCCGGTTTCGCGCGTGAACCCGCTCTATCCTGGCCCGAAACAGGCTGGGCCGGATGGCGAGCGCCTGCGGCGCAAAGATCCGGCTTTGTATGATGATGCGCTGAAATACTGCACCAACTGCAAACGCTGTGAAGTTGCGTGTCCGTCGGATGTCAAAATCGGCGACATCATTCAGCGTGCGAAAGCGGTACACAGTACTCATAAGCCGACGCTGCGCGATGCCATTCTGAGCCATACCGACCTCATGGGATCGATTGCTACGCCGTTTGCGCCATTGGTCAATACGGCTACCAGCCTGAAACCGGTGCGCCAGTTGTTGGATAAAGCGTTGAAAATCGACCATCGTCGCCAGTTGCCGAAATATTCGTTCGGTACTTTCCGGCGCTGGTATCGCCAGCAGGCTGCAAAGCAACGGGCCTATGATGAGCAGGTCGCGTATTTCCACGGCTGCTATGTGAACTACAACCATCCACAGTTAGGTAAAGATCTGGTTCAGGTCTTTAACGCGATGGGTATTGGCGTTCAGTTGCTGAATAAAGAGAAGTGCTGCGGTGTGCCGCTGATTGCCAATGGTTTTCACGACAAGGCCAGAAAGCAGGCGCACGCGAATATTACGTCGCTGGATGAGGCGATCAATCATAAGTCTCTTCCAGTGGTTGCGACGTCATCCAGTTGTACGTTCACGCTGCGGGATGAGTATCCGCATCTGCTGGGTGTGGACAATGGGCACGTGCGCGATGGTATCGAACTGGTGACGCGGCAACTCTATCGTCTGTTGGAAGAAGAAGGGCGAACGCTGCCGCTGCGTAAATTGCCGCTGCGGGTGGCCTATCATACGCCCTGCCACCTGGAACGGATGGGCTGGACGGCGTATACCTTAGCGCTGCTGCAACGCATCCCCGGTCTTGAACTGGTGATGCTGGATTCCCAGTGCTGCGGTATTGCGGGCACCTACGGCTTTAAGAAAGAGAATTATGCCACCTCGCAAGGCATTGGCGCTCCGCTGTTCCAGCAGATTGAAGAAAGCGGGGTTGATATCGTGGTGACGGACTGCGAAACCTGTAAATGGCAGATTGAGATGTCGACTAGCAAGCTATGTGAGCACCCGATCACGCTGCTGGCAAGGTCATTAGCACAGCCAGAGTAA
- the glpB gene encoding glycerol-3-phosphate dehydrogenase subunit GlpB, which yields MRYDVVIIGGGLAGLTCGIRLSEQGKRCAIVSAGQNALHFSSGALDLLSHLPDGQPVNQPLEALDALARQAPHHPYSRMGAAAVSALLPQVEALLERSNITLLGDHRHNHWRMTPLGKFRACWLSPVDGVTRGLPDSRFGDNPLIAGIEGFLDFQSRIVAGTLQTQGIAARSDELKLPVLDRLRQNPSEFRAVNIARVLDRPENRAALVEELSLLAHGNDAIIMPACLGLDRPEIVRELADALGKPVLLLPTLPPSVLGLRLHQALSQRFRQLGGMVMPGDRAVRASLSPQEIAVHSHHHRDIPLRAKHAVLASGSFFSNGLVTQFDRVTEPVFGLDVRFAEQREDWSQQDVFAPQPYMQFGAIVDEHLHPRIGGKTVNNLYAIGAVLEGFDPIVQGCGAGVSLLSALHVAEQILKEGNL from the coding sequence ATGCGCTATGATGTTGTGATTATCGGCGGCGGGCTGGCGGGGCTGACCTGCGGTATTCGGTTATCGGAGCAGGGAAAACGCTGCGCGATTGTCAGCGCTGGGCAGAATGCACTGCATTTTTCGTCCGGTGCACTGGATTTACTTTCCCATCTTCCTGACGGGCAGCCCGTTAACCAGCCGCTTGAGGCGCTGGATGCGCTGGCGCGTCAGGCTCCTCATCATCCTTATTCCCGTATGGGCGCGGCAGCGGTATCGGCCTTGCTACCACAGGTGGAAGCGTTGCTGGAGCGCAGCAATATCACCCTGTTGGGCGACCATCGGCACAATCACTGGCGTATGACGCCGTTAGGTAAATTTCGCGCATGCTGGCTGAGCCCGGTGGACGGCGTCACACGTGGCCTGCCGGATTCCCGTTTTGGCGACAACCCACTCATTGCCGGTATTGAAGGCTTTCTGGATTTTCAGTCTCGTATTGTGGCCGGTACGCTTCAGACGCAGGGGATCGCGGCACGCAGTGATGAACTCAAGCTGCCCGTGCTGGATCGGTTACGTCAAAACCCCAGCGAATTCCGTGCGGTAAATATCGCCCGTGTGCTTGATCGACCGGAAAATCGCGCGGCGCTGGTGGAAGAGTTATCGCTTCTGGCCCACGGTAACGACGCCATCATCATGCCTGCCTGTCTGGGGCTAGATCGCCCTGAGATCGTGCGTGAACTGGCTGATGCGTTAGGTAAACCGGTGCTGTTGTTACCGACATTACCGCCGTCGGTACTCGGGCTACGGTTACATCAGGCGCTGTCACAGCGTTTTCGCCAACTGGGCGGCATGGTGATGCCGGGCGATCGCGCGGTGCGCGCATCACTGTCGCCGCAGGAGATCGCAGTCCATAGCCACCATCATCGCGATATTCCGCTGCGGGCGAAGCATGCGGTATTGGCGAGCGGAAGTTTCTTCAGTAACGGGCTGGTGACACAGTTCGATCGGGTGACCGAACCCGTCTTTGGGCTGGATGTTCGGTTTGCTGAGCAGCGCGAGGATTGGAGCCAGCAGGACGTGTTTGCGCCGCAACCTTATATGCAATTTGGTGCGATTGTCGATGAACATCTGCATCCGCGTATCGGGGGAAAAACGGTCAACAATCTGTATGCGATTGGCGCGGTGCTGGAAGGTTTCGACCCCATTGTGCAGGGATGTGGCGCAGGGGTTTCCTTGCTCAGTGCGCTCCATGTTGCCGAACAGATTTTGAAGGAGGGCAATCTATGA
- the glpA gene encoding anaerobic glycerol-3-phosphate dehydrogenase subunit A produces MKQNTGNWRETDVVVIGGGATGAGTARDCALRGLRCLLLERYDIATGATGRNHGLLHSGARYAVTDGESARECIEENQILRRIARHCIEPTDGLFITLPEDDLGWQTQFITACQQAGIGAQAIDPQEALRLEPAANPTLIGAVRVPDGSVDPFRLTAANMIDACEHGAEVLTYHEVIGLIRQGDRITGVRVFDHKKGVETEIYAQVVVNAGGIWGQHIAEYADLRVRMFPAKGALLILGHRINNMVINRCRKPADADILVPGDTISLIGTTSTHIDYDQIDNMLVTPAEVETLMREGSMLAPSLASTRILRAYAGVRPLVANDSDPSGRSVSRGIVLLDHASRDGLEGFITITGGKLMTYRLMAEWVTDAICKKLGHNVACSTAQTPLPGSESLEEVKTAPHALSAYPAAKPLSAPLRGSAIYRHGERAGRMLSGERLDRSLVCECEAVTAGEVRYAVESLQVNNLIDLRRRTRVGMGTCQGELCACRAAGLLCRLGTATPEQSLTQLSQFLNERWKGIRPIAWGNALRESEFTSWIYQGLCGLTASDSQEDRHAL; encoded by the coding sequence ATGAAGCAAAATACTGGGAACTGGCGTGAAACTGACGTGGTTGTCATCGGCGGTGGTGCGACGGGGGCGGGTACGGCACGGGATTGTGCCCTGCGTGGGCTGCGCTGCCTGTTGCTTGAACGTTATGATATTGCGACCGGAGCGACCGGGCGTAATCACGGCTTATTACACAGCGGTGCCCGCTATGCGGTAACCGATGGTGAGTCTGCCCGCGAATGTATTGAAGAGAACCAGATCCTCCGGCGGATCGCCCGCCATTGCATTGAGCCAACCGACGGTCTGTTTATCACCTTGCCGGAAGACGATCTCGGCTGGCAGACGCAGTTCATTACCGCTTGCCAGCAGGCAGGGATTGGCGCGCAGGCAATAGACCCGCAGGAAGCGCTACGGCTGGAGCCTGCGGCAAATCCGACGTTGATTGGTGCGGTTCGCGTGCCGGATGGCTCTGTCGATCCTTTTCGCCTGACGGCGGCCAACATGATCGATGCCTGCGAGCATGGCGCGGAAGTTCTAACCTATCATGAGGTCATTGGGCTGATTCGTCAGGGCGATCGTATTACCGGCGTGCGCGTTTTCGACCATAAAAAAGGTGTAGAAACAGAAATATATGCGCAGGTGGTGGTCAACGCGGGTGGTATTTGGGGACAACACATTGCGGAATATGCCGATCTGCGCGTGCGCATGTTCCCGGCAAAAGGTGCGCTGCTGATTCTTGGGCACCGCATTAACAACATGGTGATCAACCGCTGTCGTAAACCGGCAGATGCCGACATTCTGGTGCCGGGCGATACCATTTCGCTGATTGGCACCACCTCAACCCACATCGACTACGATCAAATCGACAATATGCTGGTGACGCCTGCTGAAGTGGAAACGCTGATGCGGGAAGGCTCAATGTTGGCGCCGTCGCTGGCAAGCACGCGAATTCTACGTGCCTATGCGGGCGTTCGCCCGCTGGTTGCCAACGATAGCGATCCTAGCGGGCGTAGCGTGAGTCGCGGCATTGTGCTGCTTGACCATGCCAGCCGTGACGGGCTGGAGGGGTTTATTACTATCACCGGCGGCAAGCTGATGACCTATCGCCTGATGGCGGAATGGGTGACGGACGCTATCTGCAAAAAGCTGGGTCATAACGTCGCTTGCTCGACGGCACAGACGCCGCTGCCCGGTTCTGAATCGCTGGAGGAGGTGAAAACCGCCCCTCATGCTTTATCTGCTTATCCTGCGGCAAAACCGCTCTCTGCGCCGCTGCGCGGTTCGGCGATTTACCGCCACGGTGAACGCGCTGGAAGAATGCTGTCCGGTGAACGTCTGGATCGCAGCCTGGTGTGTGAATGTGAGGCCGTGACGGCGGGAGAAGTGCGCTACGCAGTGGAATCGTTGCAGGTGAATAACCTGATTGATTTGCGTCGGCGTACTCGTGTTGGTATGGGCACCTGTCAGGGTGAATTGTGCGCCTGCCGTGCGGCAGGTCTGCTATGCCGTCTGGGCACCGCGACGCCGGAACAGTCGCTCACGCAGCTCAGTCAATTTTTGAACGAACGCTGGAAAGGGATTCGCCCGATTGCGTGGGGCAATGCGCTGCGCGAAAGCGAGTTTACCAGTTGGATTTATCAGGGATTGTGCGGTCTGACGGCCAGCGACAGTCAGGAGGATCGTCATGCGCTATGA
- the glpT gene encoding glycerol-3-phosphate transporter, with protein MLSIFRPAAHQPRVSQDRVDPLYRRLRWQIFMGIFFGYAAYYLVRKNFTLAMPYLIEQGFSRGDLGFALSGISIAYGFSKFIMGSVSDRSNPRVFLPAGLILAAAVMLFMGFVPWATSSIAVMFVLLFLCGWFQGMGWPPCGRTMVHWWSQKERGGIVSVWNCAHNVGGGLPPLLFLLGMAWFNDWKAALYMPAFAAILVALIAFALMRDTPQSCGLPSVEEYKNDYPVDYNEKDEEELTAKQIFMQYVFPNKLLWYIAIANVFVYLLRYGILDWSPTYLKEVKHFALDKSSWAYFLYEYAGIPGTLLCGWMSDKVFKGNRGATGVFFMVLVTIATIVYWMNPAGNPGVDMACMIVIGFLIYGPVMLIGLHALELAPKKAAGTAAGFTGLFGYLGGSVAASAIVGYTVDFFGWDGGFMVMIGGSIMAVLLLIVVMLNEKKHKAELANRA; from the coding sequence ATGCTGAGTATTTTTAGGCCCGCCGCCCACCAGCCACGCGTGTCGCAGGATCGTGTCGATCCCCTCTATCGTCGCCTACGCTGGCAGATTTTCATGGGGATCTTTTTTGGCTACGCCGCCTACTATCTGGTACGCAAAAACTTCACACTGGCAATGCCTTATCTGATTGAACAGGGCTTCTCGCGCGGTGACCTTGGCTTTGCGCTGTCCGGTATCTCCATCGCCTACGGCTTTTCCAAATTCATCATGGGTTCGGTATCTGACCGTTCGAACCCACGGGTTTTCCTACCTGCCGGTCTGATTCTGGCGGCTGCCGTCATGCTATTCATGGGCTTCGTACCGTGGGCAACCTCCAGCATTGCAGTCATGTTCGTCTTACTGTTCCTGTGCGGCTGGTTCCAGGGAATGGGCTGGCCACCGTGCGGACGCACCATGGTTCACTGGTGGTCACAAAAAGAACGTGGCGGCATCGTGTCCGTATGGAACTGCGCGCATAACGTCGGTGGCGGGCTTCCACCTCTGCTGTTCCTGCTGGGTATGGCCTGGTTTAACGACTGGAAAGCCGCACTCTACATGCCAGCCTTCGCCGCCATTCTGGTTGCACTCATCGCATTTGCCCTAATGCGTGATACCCCGCAATCCTGTGGTCTACCGTCAGTTGAAGAGTACAAAAACGACTATCCGGTTGATTACAATGAAAAAGATGAAGAAGAACTGACAGCTAAGCAGATCTTCATGCAGTACGTTTTCCCGAACAAACTGCTGTGGTACATCGCTATCGCCAACGTCTTCGTTTACCTGCTGCGTTACGGCATCCTCGACTGGTCACCGACTTACCTGAAAGAAGTTAAACACTTCGCACTGGATAAATCGTCCTGGGCTTACTTCCTGTACGAATATGCGGGTATTCCAGGCACGCTGCTGTGCGGCTGGATGTCCGACAAAGTGTTCAAAGGTAACCGTGGGGCAACGGGCGTGTTCTTCATGGTACTTGTCACCATCGCCACCATCGTTTACTGGATGAACCCAGCCGGTAATCCGGGTGTGGATATGGCGTGTATGATCGTCATCGGCTTCCTGATTTACGGCCCAGTGATGCTGATTGGTCTGCACGCACTGGAACTGGCACCGAAGAAAGCAGCCGGTACCGCAGCGGGCTTCACTGGCCTGTTCGGCTACCTCGGTGGCTCCGTTGCCGCCAGCGCCATCGTTGGCTATACCGTTGACTTCTTCGGTTGGGACGGCGGCTTTATGGTGATGATCGGCGGCAGCATTATGGCTGTGCTTCTACTGATTGTTGTTATGCTGAATGAGAAAAAGCATAAAGCAGAGCTAGCCAACCGCGCCTAA
- the yigL gene encoding sugar/pyridoxal phosphate phosphatase YigL, which produces MYHVVASDLDGTLLSPDHSLSPYAKETLRLLTEKGIHFVFATGRHHMDVAQIRDNLGISAFMITSNGARVHNSQGELIFSHNLDQDIARDLYSVVHTNPDMLTHVYRDDDWFMNRPRAEEERFFKESIFKYKLFEPTLLETDGISKVFFTCDSHEQLLPLEEAINARWGDRVNVSFSTLSCLEVMAGGVSKGHALEQVAKIIGFSLKECVAFGDGMNDYEMLSMAGKGCVMQNAHQRLKDLLPDREVIGSNADSAVPNYLRDLFLK; this is translated from the coding sequence ATGTACCATGTTGTTGCGTCCGATTTAGATGGCACACTGCTGTCACCTGACCATTCGCTGTCCCCGTATGCGAAAGAAACCCTCCGGCTGCTGACGGAGAAAGGGATTCACTTTGTGTTCGCTACCGGACGGCACCACATGGATGTCGCGCAGATCCGCGATAATCTCGGTATCAGCGCGTTTATGATTACCTCGAATGGCGCGCGTGTTCACAACTCGCAGGGCGAGCTGATTTTCAGCCACAATCTGGATCAGGACATTGCCCGCGACCTCTACAGTGTCGTACACACGAACCCCGATATGCTGACGCACGTTTACCGTGACGACGACTGGTTTATGAACCGTCCACGTGCTGAAGAAGAGCGTTTCTTCAAAGAGTCGATCTTTAAATACAAGCTGTTTGAACCCACACTGCTTGAGACCGATGGCATCAGCAAAGTGTTCTTTACCTGCGATTCTCACGAACAACTGTTGCCGTTGGAAGAAGCGATCAACGCGCGTTGGGGCGATCGGGTCAACGTGAGCTTTTCGACGCTCAGTTGTCTGGAAGTAATGGCGGGCGGCGTGTCTAAAGGCCATGCGCTAGAGCAGGTCGCGAAGATTATCGGCTTCTCGCTCAAAGAGTGCGTGGCGTTTGGCGATGGCATGAACGACTACGAAATGCTGTCGATGGCGGGTAAAGGTTGCGTCATGCAGAATGCGCATCAGCGCCTGAAGGATTTACTGCCAGATCGCGAAGTGATTGGTTCTAATGCAGACAGCGCGGTGCCGAATTACCTGCGAGACCTGTTTCTGAAGTAA